AGGGGTGGAGAGGAGAACTTAGAACTTCTTCGGTCTTACCGATCTCGACAAAGCGCCCCAGGTACATAACCGCGATGCGATCGGCAAAGTAAGCAACCGTGCTGAGGTCATGGGTGATGAACAAAATGCCCACCTGCCGCTGTTTTTGAAGATCACGCAGAAGATTCAGGATTTCAGCGCGAATCGAGACATCCAGCATCGAAACCGGTTCATCGGCAATTAACAAATCGGGTTGTAAGATCATCGCCGCGGCAATCACCACCCGCTGGCGTTGTCCGCCGGAAAGTTCGTGCGGAAAACGATGGAAGAAATCTTGAGCGGGGCGCAGGCCAGCCTCCTCCAGCGCCGTTCGCACCCGTTCGAGGCGCTCTTCCCGCCGCCTGGCAATACCATGTACAACAAGCGGTTCAGAGACAATCTCCAGAATCGTTGCCCGGGGATTGAGCGATTCATAAGGGTCTTGAAAGATCATTTGGGCTTGTTGACGCAACAGCTTTAAGGACATGCGCGGCAGGGTTTGCTGTTCGCGGCTGCCGACATTTCCCGATTCAAAGGGAATCAAGCCCACTCTGGCGCGCCGCTCAATTGCTCCGACCTCGCAGCCCTCGAAGAAGATCTGACCGGCGGTTTGTTCTTCCAAACCGATCAGGGTGCGGGCAAGGGTGGTTTTACCGCATCCCGATTCACCCACCACCGCCAGTACCTCTCCGCGCTGTAATGTAAATGAGACGCCATCCACCGCCCGCACCACTCTGGCAGGACGGCGGAGCAACCAATCCCCGATCGAGCGGCTGACCGGGAAATGTTTGACCAGTTGATGGATCATCAGGAGCGGCGGTTCGTTCTTCATAAGGTGGTGCTTTTCTCTAAAAGATGGCAGGCGGCAAAGTGGTTCTCGGCGACTTCGTGCAACGCTGGGGACTCATGACGGCAGCGTTCCAGGCGGGCAAAACAGCGCGGCTCAAAGCGGCAACCCGGCGGCAAGTCGGTCAGCCGCGGCGGCGTGCCGGGAATCGAGGCAAGCGCAGAACCAGGGCGATGAATATCGGGAAATGACTCGAGCAACTTCTGGGTATAAGGATGCCGGGGAGAATTATAGATCTGATCCACACTGCCGTATTCCGCTACCTTTCCGCCGTATAGAACAACAACCTGATCGCAGAGTTCGGCAACCACACCCAGATCATGGGTGACCAGAACAATTGCCAGCCCCAGTCTTTTTTGAATGTCCTTGAGCAATTCCAAAACCTGAGCCTGAATCATCACATCTAAAGCGGTGGTTGGCTCATCGGCAAACAACAAGCTGGGCGAACAAGATAGAGCCATGGCGATCATCGCCCGTTGGCGCATGCCTCCCGAAAACTGGAAGGGGTATTGACGACCACGCTGCGGAGCGATGCCTACCAGATCGAGTAATTCCTGCACCCGTTGCCAGGCTTGTTCGCGCGGCATCAGGCGATGCAAAAGGATAGCCTCCAGGATTTGTTCATCGACGCGCAGTACCGGATTGAGAGCGTTCATCGCACTCTGGAAGATCAATGCCAGTTCCTTCCATCGGTAGGCACGCATCTCTTGTTCGCTGAGAGTGAGTAAATCTACCCCTTTGAAGAACACCTGTCCGCTGATCCGAGCGTTTGGAGGCAACAAGCGCAAGACGGACATCAGGGTTGTGCTTTTGCCACAGCCCGATTCCCCTACCAAACCAAGGGTTTGAAAGGGATATACGTCAAAGGAGACATCTTCCAGAGCACAGGCATGGGTTCGCGGCGCAACCTCAAAGCGCGTAGTCAAGTGACGGACTGAAAGGAGCGGCTCAGTCACTCAGATTCTCCCAGCTTTACAATATGGGCTTCTCCCTCCAGATGGTGACCACTCAGGCGGGGATTGAGCATCTCTTCGAGGACGTTGCCCAATAAGACACATCCCAGAGAAACCCACACAATAGCCAGACCTGGCGGCAGGTAAAACCACCAGGCGCCATTGCTGATGGCGTTGCGGTCGAAAGCGAAGTTCAACATCGTTCCCCAGGAGGGTTTGGTTGGATCGCCCAAGCCCAGAAAGGCTAACCCCGATTCGATCAAGATAGCCGTCGAGAGAATTAAAACCGTATTGGCGACAATCAATGGCATTATTTGAGGCAGGATATGCCTCCAGATAATGTGAGCATGTCCAGCGCCAATTGCGCGCGCCCTGGCGACAAACTGTCGCTCTTTTATGCTCAAGACTTGTGAGCGCACCAGACGGGCTGTGCTCGTCCAGTATAACAGCCCGATAACCAGAATCAAGACGGTGAGAGGCGAGATCTTCAGTTGCACCTGTCGGATGGTTGCCACCAAAACCAACATCAAGGGCAGGTCAGGAATCACCAGTAAAACATCGGTGATGCGCATTAAGAGATTATCCAGCCAGCCTCCGAAGTAGCCTGCCAGAATGCCCAGGAAACTGCCCACAAACATGGCAATAAACCCGGCTAAAAAGCCCACCATCAGAGAGATGCGCGCCCCATAAACCAGTTGCGCCCAGACATCGTGCCCGCCGTCGTCGGTACCTAACGGTGGATGAACAGAGGGCGGCGCAAACGTCAAGCCCCGTCCATTTTCGTCTCGAATCACCTGCTGAGGATGATAAGGCGTCAACCAGGGGGCAAGGGTCGCAATCGCCAATGCCGACAGCACCAATCCCAACCCGAGTAGCCCCATGCGGTTGCTCCGGAAGGATTTCCACAGCTCACCAAGATTGCGTTTCAAACGCTGCCATGCATCCATCCTTATCTCCTGTAACTAGGTGGCTTTGACCCGCGGATCGAGAATGGTGTACAGAATGTCGGCAAGCATATTGGCAATAATCACGCTCACCGCCAGCAGCAAAAAGGCACCCTGCAAGAGAGGGTAGTCTTGCTTGGTGAGAGCAGTCTGGAAAAGCTTCCCCAGACCATCATACGAGAACACGGTTTCGATATAGATTGCCCCCGAAACGGTGAAACCAAGGTTGAGGGCGATGATGGTTACGATCGGCAGCATAGCATTTTTCAGAGCATGACGCCAAAGGATTTGCCACTGGTTTAACCCCTTGGCTTTGGCAGTCAAAATATAGTCCTCACTCAGGGTCTCCACAATGGAAGAGCGCATGATCAGCATGTATTCCCCCAGGTAAAGGATGGTCAGCGTCAACGTTGGCAGGATCAGGTGAACGGCGAGGTCGGGTAGAACAGTATACAGAGGTTTACCGACATTTTGGGGACTGAGGATGCCGCCGGTTGGCAACCCCAGCCAGGTGCTACCAGCTGCCAGCAGGATGATCCCCAGCCAAAAGGTTGGCGTTGCCCAGGCAATCAGCGAAAAGACCAGGGCGCCAGTGTCCAGCGCAGTTTTTCGCTTCCACCCCGCCAGTAAGCCCAACAAGACGCCAAAGAAAATCGCCAGAATCTGTCCCAAACCGATGAGCAGGATCGTGTTCCATAATTTTGACAAGAGGATTTCTGCCACCGGGCGACGCAATGACCAGGAGACACCTAAATTGCCGCTTGCCCATTGTTTCATTGTCATCAGAAATTGATCGGGAAAGACCGGCTTATCCAGCCCAAACTGTTCACGCAGCGATTGTTGGACCTCGGCTGAAATTTTGACATTCCGCCCGATAACCGCCCGCACCGGGTCACCGGGCAGAATGCGAAACAAGACAAAGTTGATGATGACGACAATGAAAATTGTCAACAGCGCAAAAGCAAATTTTCGAAGGAGGTAATTACCGCTGCCCAATGCTTCTTCCGCCTTACCTCAGCGAGACAGTTTATCGCACCGGTTCAACATTCATCAGCGACTGAAAACTATCGATACCCAGGACCGACTCAATGAAGCCGGTAAAGTGATCCGAGCGATAGGCTTGCAGGATATTGCCATACCACAGAACGATATAGGGACGGTCGTTAAAGACCATCTCCTGCATCTGCCAGACGATTTTGCGGCGTTCTTCGGGGTCAATTGCCTTTTGTTGTTCGAGGTAGAGCCGATCGTATTCGGGGTTAGAGTAGCCACTATCGCTCCAACCTCCCTCGACATATTGATCGCTGGTCATGACACTGAGCATAAAGTCCGGGTCTGGATCGGCACCCCAACCCCAAATTACCAGATCGTAATCTGCATTGG
This portion of the Anaerolineae bacterium genome encodes:
- a CDS encoding Oligopeptide transport system permease protein OppB; amino-acid sequence: MGSGNYLLRKFAFALLTIFIVVIINFVLFRILPGDPVRAVIGRNVKISAEVQQSLREQFGLDKPVFPDQFLMTMKQWASGNLGVSWSLRRPVAEILLSKLWNTILLIGLGQILAIFFGVLLGLLAGWKRKTALDTGALVFSLIAWATPTFWLGIILLAAGSTWLGLPTGGILSPQNVGKPLYTVLPDLAVHLILPTLTLTILYLGEYMLIMRSSIVETLSEDYILTAKAKGLNQWQILWRHALKNAMLPIVTIIALNLGFTVSGAIYIETVFSYDGLGKLFQTALTKQDYPLLQGAFLLLAVSVIIANMLADILYTILDPRVKAT
- a CDS encoding Oligopeptide transport ATP-binding protein OppD produces the protein MTEPLLSVRHLTTRFEVAPRTHACALEDVSFDVYPFQTLGLVGESGCGKSTTLMSVLRLLPPNARISGQVFFKGVDLLTLSEQEMRAYRWKELALIFQSAMNALNPVLRVDEQILEAILLHRLMPREQAWQRVQELLDLVGIAPQRGRQYPFQFSGGMRQRAMIAMALSCSPSLLFADEPTTALDVMIQAQVLELLKDIQKRLGLAIVLVTHDLGVVAELCDQVVVLYGGKVAEYGSVDQIYNSPRHPYTQKLLESFPDIHRPGSALASIPGTPPRLTDLPPGCRFEPRCFARLERCRHESPALHEVAENHFAACHLLEKSTTL
- a CDS encoding Dipeptide transport system permease protein DppC, with translation MDAWQRLKRNLGELWKSFRSNRMGLLGLGLVLSALAIATLAPWLTPYHPQQVIRDENGRGLTFAPPSVHPPLGTDDGGHDVWAQLVYGARISLMVGFLAGFIAMFVGSFLGILAGYFGGWLDNLLMRITDVLLVIPDLPLMLVLVATIRQVQLKISPLTVLILVIGLLYWTSTARLVRSQVLSIKERQFVARARAIGAGHAHIIWRHILPQIMPLIVANTVLILSTAILIESGLAFLGLGDPTKPSWGTMLNFAFDRNAISNGAWWFYLPPGLAIVWVSLGCVLLGNVLEEMLNPRLSGHHLEGEAHIVKLGESE
- a CDS encoding Oligopeptide transport ATP-binding protein OppF; amino-acid sequence: MKNEPPLLMIHQLVKHFPVSRSIGDWLLRRPARVVRAVDGVSFTLQRGEVLAVVGESGCGKTTLARTLIGLEEQTAGQIFFEGCEVGAIERRARVGLIPFESGNVGSREQQTLPRMSLKLLRQQAQMIFQDPYESLNPRATILEIVSEPLVVHGIARRREERLERVRTALEEAGLRPAQDFFHRFPHELSGGQRQRVVIAAAMILQPDLLIADEPVSMLDVSIRAEILNLLRDLQKQRQVGILFITHDLSTVAYFADRIAVMYLGRFVEIGKTEEVLSSPLHPYTKALLSVVPVPNPRLRRARIILQGETPNPVQIPGGCRFHPRCPVAIPECQFKDPPFFTASPSHQAACLRIEN